The following are from one region of the Cervus canadensis isolate Bull #8, Minnesota chromosome 21, ASM1932006v1, whole genome shotgun sequence genome:
- the TNFRSF1A gene encoding tumor necrosis factor receptor superfamily member 1A isoform X2 has translation MGLPTVPGLLLPLVLPALLADVYPARVPGLVPHPGDLEKKESSCPQGKYNHPQNSTICCTKCHKGTYLYNDCPGPGLDTDCRVCASGTYTALENHLRRCLSCSRCRDEMFQVEISPCTVDRDTVCGCRKNQYREYWGETGFRCLNCSLCPNGTVNIPCQERQDTICHCHMGFFLKGAKCISCHECKNKECEKLCPTRPSTGKDSQDPVCGQSTLVKEGEPELLAPAPGFNPTTTICFNSTPSSSPVSIPPYIPCDRSSFRVVTSPSSEMAPPHLKAGPILPGPPASTHLCTPVQKWEASAPSAPDQLADADPATLYAVVDGVPPSRWKELVRRLGLSEHEIERLEMENGRHLREAQYSMLAAWRQRTPRREATLELLGRVLRDMDLLGCLENIEEALGGPARLASEPRLLR, from the exons GTGCTTCCGGCTCTGTTGGCAGATGTGTACCCCGCAAGGGTTCCCGGGCTGGTCCCTCACCCCGGGGacctggagaagaaagagagTTCCTGTCCCCAAGGAAAATATAACCACCCTCAAAATAGCACCATTTGCTGCACCAAGTGCCACAAAG GTACCTATCTGTACAATGACTGTCCGGGCCCGGGGCTAGACACGGACTGCAGGGTGTGTGCCTCTGGCACCTACACCGCCTTGGAGAACCACCTCAGACGATGCCTGAGCTGCTCCAGGTGCCGGGATG AAATGTTCCAGGTGGAGATTTCCCCTTGTACAGTGGACCGGGACACCGTGTGTGGCTGCAGGAAGAACCAGTACCGGGAGTACTGGGGTGAAACTGGCTTCCGGTGTCTGAACTGCAGCCTCTGTCCCAACGGCACAGTGAACATCCCCT GCCAGGAGAGACAGGACACCATCTGCCACTGCCATATGGGCTTCTTCCTAAAAGGCGCCAAGTGCATCTCCTGTCATGA GTGTAAGAACAAGGAATGCGAGAAATTATGTCCAACCCGACCTTCAACTGGTAAAGACTCTCAGGACCCAG tttgcGGGCAGTCGACTCTGGTAAAAGAG GGGGAGCCAGAACtcctggccccagccccaggcttcaaccccaccaccaccatctgctTCAACTCCACCCCAAGTTCCAGTCCTGTCTCCATTCCTCCTTACATCCCCTGTGACCGGTCCAGCTTCAGAGTCGTCACATCTCCCTCCAGCGAAATGGCCCCGCCCCATCTAAAGGCTGGCCCCATTCTCCCGGGGCCTCCGGCCTCCACCCACCTCTGCACCCCAGTTCAGAAGTGGGAAGCCAGCGCCCCCAGCGCCCCCGATCAGCTCGCGGATG CCGACCCCGCGACCCTGTACGCGGTGGTGGACGGCGTGCCCCCGTCGCGCTGGAAGGAGTTGGTGCGGCGGCTGGGACTGAGCGAGCACGAGATCGAGCGGCTGGAGATGGAGAACGGGCGCCACCTGCGCGAGGCGCAGTACAGCATGCTGGCGGCCTGGCGGCAGCGCACGCCGCGGCGCGAGGCCACGCTGGAGCTGCTGGGCCGCGTGCTCAGGGACATGGACCTGCTGGGCTGCCTGGAAAACATCGAGGAGGCGCTGGGCGGCCCCGCCCGCCTTGCGTCCGAGCCCCGCCTTCTCCGGTGA
- the TNFRSF1A gene encoding tumor necrosis factor receptor superfamily member 1A isoform X1, protein MGLPTVPGLLLPLVLPALLADVYPARVPGLVPHPGDLEKKESSCPQGKYNHPQNSTICCTKCHKGTYLYNDCPGPGLDTDCRVCASGTYTALENHLRRCLSCSRCRDEMFQVEISPCTVDRDTVCGCRKNQYREYWGETGFRCLNCSLCPNGTVNIPCQERQDTICHCHMGFFLKGAKCISCHECKNKECEKLCPTRPSTGKDSQDPGTTVLLPLVIVFGLCLASFASVVLACRYQRWKPKLYSIICGQSTLVKEGEPELLAPAPGFNPTTTICFNSTPSSSPVSIPPYIPCDRSSFRVVTSPSSEMAPPHLKAGPILPGPPASTHLCTPVQKWEASAPSAPDQLADADPATLYAVVDGVPPSRWKELVRRLGLSEHEIERLEMENGRHLREAQYSMLAAWRQRTPRREATLELLGRVLRDMDLLGCLENIEEALGGPARLASEPRLLR, encoded by the exons GTGCTTCCGGCTCTGTTGGCAGATGTGTACCCCGCAAGGGTTCCCGGGCTGGTCCCTCACCCCGGGGacctggagaagaaagagagTTCCTGTCCCCAAGGAAAATATAACCACCCTCAAAATAGCACCATTTGCTGCACCAAGTGCCACAAAG GTACCTATCTGTACAATGACTGTCCGGGCCCGGGGCTAGACACGGACTGCAGGGTGTGTGCCTCTGGCACCTACACCGCCTTGGAGAACCACCTCAGACGATGCCTGAGCTGCTCCAGGTGCCGGGATG AAATGTTCCAGGTGGAGATTTCCCCTTGTACAGTGGACCGGGACACCGTGTGTGGCTGCAGGAAGAACCAGTACCGGGAGTACTGGGGTGAAACTGGCTTCCGGTGTCTGAACTGCAGCCTCTGTCCCAACGGCACAGTGAACATCCCCT GCCAGGAGAGACAGGACACCATCTGCCACTGCCATATGGGCTTCTTCCTAAAAGGCGCCAAGTGCATCTCCTGTCATGA GTGTAAGAACAAGGAATGCGAGAAATTATGTCCAACCCGACCTTCAACTGGTAAAGACTCTCAGGACCCAG GCACTACAGTACTATTACCCCTGGTGATTGTCTTCGGGCTTTGCCTGGCATCCTTCGCCTCTGTTGTTTTAGCATGTCGCTACCAGCGGTGGAAGCCCAAGCTCTACTCCATCA tttgcGGGCAGTCGACTCTGGTAAAAGAG GGGGAGCCAGAACtcctggccccagccccaggcttcaaccccaccaccaccatctgctTCAACTCCACCCCAAGTTCCAGTCCTGTCTCCATTCCTCCTTACATCCCCTGTGACCGGTCCAGCTTCAGAGTCGTCACATCTCCCTCCAGCGAAATGGCCCCGCCCCATCTAAAGGCTGGCCCCATTCTCCCGGGGCCTCCGGCCTCCACCCACCTCTGCACCCCAGTTCAGAAGTGGGAAGCCAGCGCCCCCAGCGCCCCCGATCAGCTCGCGGATG CCGACCCCGCGACCCTGTACGCGGTGGTGGACGGCGTGCCCCCGTCGCGCTGGAAGGAGTTGGTGCGGCGGCTGGGACTGAGCGAGCACGAGATCGAGCGGCTGGAGATGGAGAACGGGCGCCACCTGCGCGAGGCGCAGTACAGCATGCTGGCGGCCTGGCGGCAGCGCACGCCGCGGCGCGAGGCCACGCTGGAGCTGCTGGGCCGCGTGCTCAGGGACATGGACCTGCTGGGCTGCCTGGAAAACATCGAGGAGGCGCTGGGCGGCCCCGCCCGCCTTGCGTCCGAGCCCCGCCTTCTCCGGTGA